A portion of the Bacillus thuringiensis genome contains these proteins:
- a CDS encoding class C sortase: MKRNLVLGGIFLFGLGVFLYPTISNWLATRAHYSEISSYDKKIKALQKKEVERREKEAAEYNKQVHTSTKTFTDPFSEKKSNHQAYADALNLGDVMGYIEISKINIKLPIYQGTSEEVLSRGIGHLDFSSLPIGGENTHTILTGHRGLPSAKLFTDLDKLSEGDLFYIHSLDKVLAYKVDQIKVVLPHETDDLQIVENKDYTTLITCTPYGVNTNRLLVRGVRVELNEKEKQKVSTEIFIFNKWTVIVPILLLCVFLVVIYKKRLTR; this comes from the coding sequence ATGAAACGAAATCTTGTTTTGGGAGGTATTTTTTTATTTGGATTAGGTGTTTTTTTATATCCTACTATTAGTAATTGGTTGGCGACTCGTGCACATTATTCTGAGATTAGCTCTTACGATAAGAAGATCAAAGCGCTACAAAAGAAAGAAGTCGAACGTAGGGAAAAAGAAGCAGCCGAATATAATAAACAAGTTCACACTTCCACGAAAACATTTACTGATCCATTTTCTGAAAAAAAAAGTAATCATCAAGCATATGCTGATGCGTTAAATTTAGGAGATGTAATGGGGTATATTGAAATATCGAAAATTAATATAAAACTGCCAATCTATCAAGGGACATCTGAGGAAGTATTGAGCCGCGGGATAGGTCATTTAGATTTTTCTTCGCTCCCGATAGGTGGAGAAAATACGCACACTATTTTAACAGGGCATCGTGGTTTACCATCAGCAAAATTATTTACAGATTTAGATAAGTTGAGCGAAGGAGATCTCTTTTATATTCATTCTTTAGACAAAGTTCTTGCTTATAAAGTAGATCAAATTAAAGTAGTGTTACCACACGAAACGGACGATCTACAAATTGTAGAAAATAAAGATTATACAACTTTAATTACGTGTACGCCTTATGGAGTAAACACCAATAGATTGCTAGTTCGAGGTGTGCGTGTGGAGTTAAACGAGAAAGAAAAACAAAAAGTGAGTACAGAGATATTTATATTTAATAAGTGGACTGTAAT